agtgTTGATAAGGTTTTTAAGTTAGTTGATGAGAATGTTAGACAGAAGGAGAGAATGGTTAGTGTTGAGCCGCCGAGGGAAGTGATAAAATCAGAACTTTTTGCTCATCAGAAAGAAGGATTGGGTTGGTTACTCCACAGGGAGAAGTCTGGTGAGTTGCCTCCGTTTTGggaagagaaagatggagaatttttaaatgttttgacTAATTACCGCAGTGATAAGCGGCCTGAATCTTTGCGGGGAGGTGTGTTTGCTGATGATATGGGCTTAGGTAAGACACTTACATTGCTTTCACTCATAGCTTTTGATAGATTTGGTTATGATGCCACCAGTACGAAAACTGAAGAACCTGTGGAAGTAGTACAAGGAGACAAGAAAGGTAAAAAGAGGGGAAGAGGTAAGAGCAGTGAGAGCGTATCCAAGAAGAAGCGTATATCTGATGATGTTAATGTGTCTCAGAAGAAGACAACGTTGATTGTTTGTCCACCTTCTGTGTTTTCAGCATGGATTACACAGCTAGAGGAGCATACTGTACCTGGAAGCTTGAGAGTGTATATGTATCACGGTGGGGAAAGAACAGACGATGTTAACGAGCTTATGAAGTACGATATAGTGCTGACTACTTACGGTACTTTGGCTGTTGAAGAATCGTGGGATGATTCTCCTGTCAAGAAGATGGAATGGCTGAGGATTATTCTTGACGAGGCACATACCATTAAGAATGCAAATGCTCAACAGAGCCGAGCGGTTAGTAATTTGAAAGCTTCCCGCAGATGGGCTGTGACAGGAACTCCTATTCAGAACGGTTCTTTCGATTTGTACTCTCTGATGGCTTTTCTTCGGTTTGAGCCTTTTTCGATTAAGAGTTATTGGCAAAGCTTGATACAACGTCCGCTTGGTCAAGGTAACAAGAAGGGACTTTCTCGCCTCCAGGTTTTAATGGCGACAATCTCGTTGCGTAGAACAAAAGAACAGAGTTTGATAGGTTTACCATCTAAGAGTGTTGAAACTTGTTACGTTGAGCTTTCTCATGAAGAACGTCAGTTATATGATCACATGGAAGGAGAAGCTAAAGGTGTTGTGCGTAACCTCATAAACAATGGAAGCTTGATGCGAAACTACTCAACGGTTTTGAGCATAATCTTACGTCTTAGACAACTTTGTGACGACTTATCTCTATGTCCTCCAGAATTAAGATCTTTTACCGCTTCTATATCTATCGAAGGTtagaatcaacaaaaaaaaaacagtttacaaattctttcttttgcttttgcaaAGCTTATAGacctttgtgttgtttgtttgtgaaaCAGATGTGACTGATAAGCCAGAGCTGCTACAAAAGCTAGTTGCGGTATTGCAAGATGGCGAAGATTTCGACTGTCCGATTTGCATTTCGCCACCAAaagacatcatcatcactcgATGTGCTCACATCTTTTGCAGAGCTTGTATTCTCCAAACCTTGGAAAGAACTAAACCTGCTTGCCCTCTTTGCCGTGGCCCTCTAACTCAATCGGATCTGTACAACGCTCCTCCAACTCCTCCTTCGGATACTTCCAATACCGACGGAGAAGACACAAAGGCGTCGAGTAATTCCTCAAAGGTCTCGGCTTTACTCTCGCTGTTGATCGCGTCAAGACAAGAAAACCCAAACACAAAGTCTGTTGTATTCTCTCAGTTTAGGAAAATGCTGCTTCTACTCGAAAAACCNNNNNNNNNNNNNNNNNNNNNNNNNNNNNNNNNNNNNNNNNNNNNNNNNNNNNNNNNNNNNNNNNNNNNNNNNNNNNNNNNNNNNNNNNNNNNNNNNNNNNNNNNNNNNNNNNNNNNNNNNNNNNNNNNNNNNNNNNNNNNNNNNNNNNNNNNNNNNNNNNNNNNNNNNNNNNNNNNNNNNNNNNNNNNNNNNNNNNNNNNNNNNNNNNNNNNNNNNNNNNNNNNNNNNNNNNNNNNNNNNNNNNNNNNNNNNNNNNNNNNNNNNNNNNNNNNNNNNNNNNNNNNNNNNNNNNNNNNNNNNNNNNNNNNNNNNNNNNNNNNNNNNNNNNNNNNNNNNNNNNNNNNNNNNNNNNNNNNNNNNNNNNNNNNNNNNNNNNNNNNNNNNNNNNNNNNNNNNNNNNNNNNNNNNNNNNNNNNNNNNNNNNNNNNNNNNNNNNNNNNNNNNNNNNNNNNNNNNNNNNNNNNNNNNNNNNNNNNNNNNNNNNNNNNNNNNNNNNNNNNNNNNNNNNNNNNNNNNNNNNNNNNNNNNNNNNNNNNNNNNNNNNNNNNNNNNNNNNNNNNNNNNNNNNNNNNNNNNNNNNNNNNNNNNNNNNNNNNNNNNNNNNNNNNNNNNNNNNNNNNNNNNNNNNNNNNNNNNNNNNNNNNNNNNNNNNNNNNNNNNNNNNNNNNTTCTCTCAGTTTAGGAAAATGCTGCTTCTACTCGAAAAACCGCTGAAAGCTGCGGGTTTCACTATCTTACGGTTAGACGGAGCAATGACTGTGAAGAAACGAACCCAGGTCATTGGAGAATTTGGGAATCCGGAGTTAACCGGACCTGTGGTGCTACTAGCGAGCCTTAAAGCCTCTGGTGCTGGGATTAACCTAACTGCAGCTTCAAGGGTTTACTTGTTCGACCCGTGGTGGAATCCTGCAGTTGAAGAACAGGCTATGGATAGGATTCATAGGATTGGACAGAAACAAGAGGTCAAAATGATTAGGATGATTGCGAGAAACAGTATCGAAGAACGGGTTCTTGAGCtccaacagaagaagaagaatcttgcaAATGAAGCTTTTAAAAGAAAGCGTGGTAAAGATCAAAGAGAGGTTAACGTTGAAGACGTTATTGCTCTCATGTCTCTCTGATATCTCTCAATCATACCGGTTTATTCCTTaacggttttttttgttttgttttttctttcttctgtttcCAGATAGTTTATCTTTCTAACTAGTAAGGTAGATGCGTTTCTCGGATGTTGTTGAAATTAGTTCATGGTAATCTTGAAAATTTCCGGTTTACTTTGGTTCGGTTCTGTCTTAATTATTCagttcaattttgtttgttcatttCTTGATTTATCTTCTAGCAGTATCAAACAGCGTTAACCATGACGGGGGCTTTTACTCTTAATAATATCGTATTGCTTCAAAATCATATCGCCAGTACCAGGATTAATCATCGTCCCAATTGAAGAACCCTCAGCGTTCAAGAAAGCGTTAGGCGGTGTCTAGGCGGACATCTTGCGCTTAGGacctagaacgcttagtcgggaCCTAAATAATTTTTAAGCGGACTAGGTGGTTTATCATAAAcccttacatatatatatatatatatatatatgtatataatgattatataatgtaaatttataacaaaataaataatttatataaataaaaatcctaaaacctgtcaaataaaaataaaaaaaaatgaatcaaaagtTCAATAAGAAACTAAATGGTATGAAATTTTAATGATGCTTCTAGTCACACCTCTCTCTTCATCTTATCCATCAAAAGGATGATCATCATCTGACTCAAACTCAAAATCTACTTCATCCTCATAATCAGACTCATCAAGCTCTGTAGCCAAATCATCATCTTTAGATGTGTCTCCCATAGTTTCAGAAGTATCTCCTAGttccacatcatcttcttcaacgaTCCAATCTTGAGCATGAATAGCACAATCAGCAAGTAGTACGtccactttcttctctttttgtttttttttttcgtttggcCAACAACCTCATATTAAATTGGACGTAGACAAGATTATTCAAACGTTGTGTATCAAGTCTGTTTCGTTTCTTGGTGTGTACCTACGTAAAATCTGATTAGTTAgacacaaatctaaaaaaatatgttaagttttgaaagaaatagttTATGAAGTTTGAATTACCCCTTCAAAAGTACTCCAATTACGCTCACATCCGATGAGCTCGTTGTCAAAGACAAAATCTTTCTTGCCATTGTTTGTAGCCTCAACTCCATAGAAGCTCCACCATTGaactaaaacatatttttatttactaaacaATTAtggaaataatttaaaaactgaataaaataaatacaaaagttcTTAGAGAGCAAACCAGGATCATAATTTTCATCGTTTTTGGAACATCCTTTCATGGCTGTAGGATGCCCGAAGTTTCCCTcttttttggtatactttgCAAGTTCAGTGTTGATGACAAATGTTTGAGTATCAAAATCAATTGGATAAAACGCATCAACACACTTGAAAGTAGCACTAATGACATCCCGATCGAACTGGATAGTTGAAtccttataaaaataataaggaTTTAAGAGATATCCCATCCAATGAAGAGGACTATCAAGTCGTCCTTTACTCTTCTGCCCAATGATATCAAGTATGGGTTTGTAGTTCTTCTCAATATCTAAGACTTTGCATATctccttctttgcttcttccaaCTCTCCATGTAGAAATCCCATTGTTGGCTTCAAATCTCCATCAGCTAACCTAAGTACTTTAACCAAGGGNNNNNNNNNNNNNNNNNNNNNNNNNNNNNNNNNNNNNNNNNNNNNNNNNNNNNCTTCTGCCCAATGATATCAAGTATAGGTTTGTAGTTCTTCTCAATATCTAAGACTTTGCATATctccttctttgcttcttccaaCTCTCCATGTAGAAATCCCATTGTTGGCTTCAAATCTCCATCAGCTAATCTAAGTACTTTAACCAAGGGTGCAAAGACTTTGATACACATTTCCACACCATCCCAAAATTCCatatttgttgttgtatgaTATGCTGCAAGTCCTTTGGAATCTTTTGCCCATTTACATGTGTCCCATTCGGTGCTAGCAAACATCATCTTTAAATGCTGTTTCTTCTCTAGCAAACTTTGCAAAGTAAGGAAGGCTGATGCGAATCTAGTTACTCCAGGCCTCACAATGTCTCTGCTCTTTGTAAACTTCCTCATCAAAGATAAAGTCTTATGATgagcataaataaaaattgtaaatgtcTTAGCCCTGTCAATCGTTTCCTTGAACAAAGGAAGCTTAGCAATGCCTTCTACCATCAGATTTATTGTATGAGTAGCACATGAAGTCCAAAATATTGTTGGCTTCACCTCCTTAAATAACTTAGCAGCAGCCATATTGTTAGTGGCATTATCAGTTACCACTTGAACTACTTGATTTTCACCCACTTTCTCAATGCACTCATTGACATactcaaaaatatattgacCTGTAATGCGCATCTTCACAACAATCTTTAGAGGATTCGGGTTtagatttacaattaaaacaaatatatataccgGTTTGGGTTTAataaagagtggttagagtttaaaattttacaattaaatgaaattatacagtaaaacctctataaattaatagtgttgagaccaagacattttactaatttatagtgatattaatttatctataaattaacaataattattttattattaattatagataatttttataaaaaaataaatattgaattGAGACagttttagcaaaataagattagattttcggatattgtaaattttatggttttgaaaatgaatttttaaaaactatagccaaattcacttatatacatgacatacataaactcaatttataaataacaatatCAATTGCCTTATTTTAATAGTccatcaaactatcaaaatgtaaatgatgcatatctagaattccaaaaatatcataaattaataataatataaatttacatatatatatatatatatatatatatatgttgatatagtATTGAATGGTTCTCCTaaaactcatatctataaaacaattgttatgttgtattttcaaacaaTTGTTCTTTTTATTACATGTTATATAGAGGatattatatcattatagtttgaaaatacaacataacaattgttttatagatacgAGCTTTAGGAAAAGCATACAATactatatcaacatatatatatatatatatatattaatttatgcaTTTTTGGGGCCATATTTTAATTGAGGATTTCAAAAAAGTtaatatcttattatcttatcaaattttgttattttttacattggTCCAAACatggaaccaacaaaaaatattaatttattgtatttattaatttattgagtaTTGATATTTGTAGAGGTTTTACTGTCTATTTTGCAAAAATTCTcatttatgtattattattaattgagtagagttattttaataattgtaacattttgtgtaagggattttttttccaaaataattaaTGTGGGAAGAACTGTTTTAAGCATGCATGCATTTATATGTAGTGGATAAacatagatgttttttttttcaaaaagagaaagaggaaaagaaatatatatatatatatataccgagggacaattgttgttttctttggacAAGAAACAAACtatacaaacatcaaacaacaagaagaactaTGCAAAAAATATTGGCGATGATCACGATAGCTTTAATTATCATGTTATCGATGTTTATACAAACAGAAGGAAATGATACTTCTCTTGCTCCTGCAGAAGGAAATGGTCTTTCTTCTGCTCCTGCTCCATCCCCGACATCAGAAAACTCATGTCTGCACGACGTGAAAGAAATTCCAGATTGTGTAAAAGCAGTGTTTCACTTCCGATTTAAAGAGGTTACAAAGACGTGTTGCGCTATCTTACTCACTGTTCCTGATGATTGTTTTTTGTAGTTGTTTCCTATTCCTTATGTCTACCATACTCTTCTTAGTTCTGTTTGTAAAAATACTTAGCCACTATTGATAAGATTTTTGCAATATTTTCGTTTATCAGTTTTATCAACAATCTggatgaataatatatatttataaaaaattatgtaatttatgaattattttaaaagatgaCTTGTGAGAGATAAACTTTTATCTACACAACgcataatttataattttaaaatcttccacaatttcatttttcttaatttaatgttttgtcTAGATGAATATTGTATAATGGATTCTAATTAATCAAAGATATGATCTTAACTTGTGTGTGGTTCCATGCAAAAGCATAATCAGCGGTGTAGTTAACATTATATCATCGAGGCAACGTAGTGGTCAGTTATGGATGGTCATAATTGTTGAAATTgagtatatatttatgattataaattGGAAAGTGAGTAGCCGAGGACAAACAAGGTAGCCTATGCGAACGTAAAGAGTGTTAGAATTTATTTGATAAGTTTTGTTGGACTacagttttgatattttttggtttctctaaTACAAAACATGAGGACCTGAGGTAATTGAAATAGTTTGTATAAAGCTTGTTTATTCATGTAGATGTCGAACAGTATTCATACAAGTAGATATTTGTGGACGATGGAGCTAGAATCCTAATGTGATAAGGACTAAGAAAGCTAAGTAGATAAGGAGTAACATAAGTTAGCATTATCTAAATCTAAAGAGTAGTTAAATTAATACCTTCCCTCAAGTTGGAAGAGTAAGATGTCGAATACCCAACTTGGAAAGGCGAAGAGCTTCAAATGATGGACTAGGCAATGCTTTAGTGAGGATGCCAGTGAGTTGGTTGTGTCTCGTAACGTGTTCCAATGTAATCAGTTTGGTGACATGCTTAGTACATTCGTGAATGACGGGATTCGTTGCAATATAAATCTCCGGTTTGCTGTCACAAAAAGTCGCATAGGTGTGGTTCGAGGGACTCCAAGAAAAAGAGCTAGTTCATTAAACCATTTGTTCACAAAGACTAAATGCCATATCCCGATATACAGCCTCAGCAGAAGACCGAGTGCTGACGTCCTGTTTCTTAGCTTTCCACGAAATTAGAGAATTCCCAAAGAAAATAATGTAGGCACTAAGAGAgcaatgagagagagaggaaaaccATTCCAATCTGAGTCATAGTAGGCAGAAATGGTCAGAACATTCCAATCTGaattatcttaatattaatCTTACAAATTTTTCGACAATGAATTTGATAGGATATATATACTTTCCTACCAAATAGCTACCATTTTTTTACGAAAAACAGCTAGCATaggaaatggaaaaaaaaattcctacaAAAACGGATCGTGAGTTACTGGTATAATATTTCTTATGAAAATCCTACTAACGTTAAAGTCATAGGAAACTTTGTAGAATATAGGATTTCTTGCTTTTAgaactataatataatatattcctATGTGAAAATTAAAGTATATTTGGATGAGAAATTAAGATTCAAAATTGGACAAATAGAAAATATCTCACATTGGAACTGTGAAACATGGAGAAAAATCATTAAGTAAGTATGTGAGAGGAAATATATGTGTTGACACAAGTGTTTACGAAAGCGGTCTAGATGGCCGCCTAGGTACTGTTTAGGCTTTAGGCGCTCAACAAACGTCTAGACGACCACCTAAATCGTCTAAAATcgcataaataataatttgttatatatatttaatttttgactacatatatttaaaattttaatttttatattcatatacataattataaacattcatatgttattaatctaaattaaataaatgcatttttctaatttttgtttatgatttattatttcttattttgtttaacatatattttagataaatttaGATATAATGTCAtgtatataatgttttatgttgtaaacgcctaaaccgccttaAAACGACTAAACTCCGATTACGCGTTTTAGAGGCTAAGCCCTGGGTCACTCAAACCATTGAGACCAAATTATGGTGTAACAATTTCTCTTGTGACAAAGAGCTTCTTGAGGCCATGAAAGACcaacatgaaattttttttcttattgccAGAAATTTACACTAATTTCACTAAAAAAATTGTGCCCATACTAATTTCACTAAGAAAGCATGCCTATACTAATTAATAAGGGAAtgatagttaacaaaaaaataattaagggaATTATAGTCTCATAAGCAGGTTCAGCTAGCCTTGACATAAAGCTCTGCGAGTTGGTGCTTTAGGCAGCATAAATATGTTATCAATTTCAGGGAAGGAATTTTGATATTAAGTCTAGTGGTCGAGTGGTTCATGTTACAAGTGTTGGGTTTCAATCTTAGAAAACTGATatctttgacattttttttctttctttttgtaaacaGATTTCAGCCTTTTAGGCATTAATGATCTTGGGCTGGCCATACTTACAAAAATCTCATGTCATTTGGCTTGCCAAGCTAGGCCGACAAGAGTAATCACTTATTCCATCACAACTCTGCAAACttattatttaagatataaCTACGCCATAATATGTAAAAAGAGCGATTAAATAAGAGAGAAGCATCTGGATGGagcttgcttcttctttttttaccatATGAAAACTAGCGGTTACAAAAGTTAATTTTGTATCATTCCAGGCAACACCCCACCCCAGATGGGTTTTCTTCGACAAAATCACAACCTTTTACCTTCACCTAGATGCAAAATTCTGTTAATACGAGTGGTTTGATAGTTTGGTAAGCTCACTTTTAGCTGGTTGATGATTTGGTTCAATTTTTAGCTTTCCACTCAATTGTTGGCTACCTAGCAAATTGTGCCAAATGGACTTCCGTAattttatttctcattttaaatCGAAAACACATTCTAGAAAATGAAGTTTTTCAATAACAAGAATTAAAAAGGTTCACCTTTtgcaaggaaaaaaacaaaaagtaacaaCTACTTAAAGTTTACATAACCTACGTACAAACTTTTTCCTTGTTTCTTTTAGGTTCTTTCCAACTTAAAGCATGAAAATAATtacaaggaaaaaacaaaattaagaataagaaaagagatAGCGTATGCTTTGCTCTGCTGTGCATGCATGCAGAAGTGGACCCGAATAGCTTCCCATCTCTGTCAACCTAGTGGACCCACTACGCAGCACCGAGTTGACTCAGAGATTCTCTCCGAGTCAAAAACCCATCTTTCACGGTGTTAATTCGCCGTGCTTAAACTGTCCTCTCGTCACTTGGGTTTACATAGTTTACGTTTGTgcatttctagaaaaaaaaacaatatcataaaCAGAGGAATCCTACCTTTTCTTCAAATtcatacatacaaatatatttaaacgaCGACGTGCGTTACCAAACTAGTGGTTCCTGTCGGGGGTTGGGGTACCGTCGGTAGTGGCCGGAGGGGACGAGTCGAGAAGATTACGGTTTACCATTAATAATGGCCAAGTACTGTGTTGACTTCCCACACCAAGAAAGTCTCTCGTGAAGCCTCCTTCATCAACTTCCGTAGTTTTCATATTCTCCGTTTGCTTGTTGTTGAAGATGGAGGTGTTACTCATTAGACCAAAAGCCTTGCTATTGTTTAAGCTTGATGATGATCTCTTTGATCCCATTTGAGCCGCCTTTTGTAACAATGCCGTGGCTGACATGGATGCTATTTGTCCACCGTTTTGGCTGTAATCATTAGCGTTGTTGAGTGCTTCCGAAGAGAACAAAGAACCACTAGTTGCAACCTTTTTGATCTCATGTTCCTCTTCATTCTTGGAGATTCCCCTTTGGAGaatgttgttattgttgttttcgTTGAGAAGCCATTGATGAGATGATTGTCCTTGTAAATGCCATAGATTTTGAAGCGAGTCGGATGCGCTACGAGTTGATGGGGAGGCATAAACATTGGGTTGTATGGGGAGCTGGTTGGTGAAGGTTTGTCCCAAAAAGGTTTGGCGCTGGTTATTGAAACCCGGTTGATCCAATTGGGAAGATGTAGTATGTCcatgttgatgattttgattgATGTTTCCAAGGTTGACTTCAGCGTCCGGGGCATTGTGTAGATATGCGGGTGTGGCTGAAGCTGCAGCTGGTGGAACTGAGACGAATCTTGCACTCTCTTCAGCTAAGGCGTCACAGAATGCTCTATGTGTGATGAAACTATCTTTCCTGTTCCATTTCAATCATCCAATATACTAATTTAATAACGTTTACATGACAATGATAGTTAAAAGAAGTTTGTATAAACATTTNCTCTCCGGTGAAGTTGAAGGTTCTGGTCTCTTTTAAACCCTTTGTTGCAAATCTCGCAGATGAACCGGTTAGTCGCCATGAGGGAGTTTGGCGATAGAGCGATAACTTCTGCATCTGGATCTGgtttatgaaattaatttacCAAATTAAAACCAGTGAATTAATATACACGGAAAcatgagaagagaaaagaaaaaaagagatccaaaattggaaaaatattgTTCAAGAAATATAACTATCCTATAATCAAAACTCTTTAGATTTAGATTAAGTGTTTATAGACATGCCTGGATTTCCCGGTAGATTTCGCTTCCTCTTGGCTGAGTTTGAGGAGGTaggat
The Camelina sativa cultivar DH55 chromosome 6, Cs, whole genome shotgun sequence genome window above contains:
- the LOC104790779 gene encoding putative SWI/SNF-related matrix-associated actin-dependent regulator of chromatin subfamily A member 3-like 1; this translates as MGRKAMADGPYMRGPVYGLNGHVLTDFPSSSSQFRLSVFLYIKKKKKKKLKFLSTVMANEDEFQSSTEDLSQQSQDFNSETYMAGFVIANIVGLQYYSGRINGREMVGLVREPLNQYDKNAIRVLNTRSVQVGHIERAVAAVLSPLLDSHMIVAEGIVPNTRSNSNRFKIPCQIHVFAKVEALPVVKSTISRAGLVLISDSDPSFGLSEAVVVKELMGNGGEKKKSSVDKVFKLVDENVRQKERMVSVEPPREVIKSELFAHQKEGLGWLLHREKSGELPPFWEEKDGEFLNVLTNYRSDKRPESLRGGVFADDMGLGKTLTLLSLIAFDRFGYDATSTKTEEPVEVVQGDKKGKKRGRGKSSESVSKKKRISDDVNVSQKKTTLIVCPPSVFSAWITQLEEHTVPGSLRVYMYHGGERTDDVNELMKYDIVLTTYGTLAVEESWDDSPVKKMEWLRIILDEAHTIKNANAQQSRAVSNLKASRRWAVTGTPIQNGSFDLYSLMAFLRFEPFSIKSYWQSLIQRPLGQGNKKGLSRLQVLMATISLRRTKEQSLIGLPSKSVETCYVELSHEERQLYDHMEGEAKGVVRNLINNGSLMRNYSTVLSIILRLRQLCDDLSLCPPELRSFTASISIEDVTDKPELLQKLVAVLQDGEDFDCPICISPPKDIIITRCAHIFCRACILQTLERTKPACPLCRGPLTQSDLYNAPPTPPSDTSNTDGEDTKASSNSSKVSALLSLLIASRQENPNTKSVVFSQFRKMKMLLLLEKPLKAAGFTILRLDGAMTVKKRTQVIGEFGNPELTGPVVLLASLKASGAGINLTAASRVYLFDPWWNPAVEEQAMDRIHRIGQKQEVKMIRMIARNSIEERVLELQQKKKNLANEAFKRKRGKDQREVNVEDVIALMSL
- the LOC104790780 gene encoding uncharacterized protein LOC104790780, whose amino-acid sequence is MQKILAMITIALIIMLSMFIQTEGNDTSLAPAEGNGLSSAPAPSPTSENSCLHDVKEIPDCVKAVFHFRFKEVTKTCCAILLTVPDDCFL
- the LOC104790781 gene encoding protein indeterminate-domain 9-like, whose protein sequence is LKWNRKDSFITHRAFCDALAEESARFVSVPPAAASATPAYLHNAPDAEVNLGNINQNHQHGHTTSSQLDQPGFNNQRQTFLGQTFTNQLPIQPNVYASPSTRSASDSLQNLWHLQGQSSHQWLLNENNNNNILQRGISKNEEEHEIKKVATSGSLFSSEALNNANDYSQNGGQIASMSATALLQKAAQMGSKRSSSSLNNSKAFGLMSNTSIFNNKQTENMKTTEVDEGGFTRDFLGVGSQHSTWPLLMVNRNLLDSSPPATTDGTPTPDRNH